In the Prochlorococcus marinus CUG1438 genome, ACGCCTTTTATGATGTCTCTTCTTAAACCATGGATCTGGGAAGTTAAAAGAAATACTTTTTAAATTTCTGACTATAAATTTACTTTGGAAATCATTAAAAATATTATTTGCATTACCAAATACAAAATATAAATTTTTTATTTCTCTTTCTTGAACTTTCAATTTAGCAGTTTTTACTAATCTCTCACGGATTTCAATTCCTAAGTAATTCCAATTGGGATTAACCATAGCTAAATCAAATAAAAATTGACCAGATGCACAACCAATATCCAAATGAAGATTTAATTTGGAATTATTAAACATTTGCATTAAAGAAGGAATTCTCTCAGTTTCGTTAAAATTTTTACTAAGTGGATTTACATGCTGTCTCATGAAATAAAAATTGATTTCTAGTCAATAATTTAAAAATGAATAATATTCATAACTATGACAATAGTAAGTTAAAAAGTAACAGTTTGATGTTTAATTATTATGTAATTAAAAAGTAAAAGTTTTGTACATTCTTAATCAAATTTCTGTGTGGCTATCTTTTCAACTTACGATAATTTTCCTTATTGGTATTCCTATTTCATTATTCTTATGGTCAATAAAAAAAAAGAATATTGCTGTTAAAAAACTTTTATCTATTTATTGGAAAATATCCATTTTATTCTTTATAAGCCTTTTACTTTTGATAGGAAAGTATAATTTCGCGCTTCTCGTTACCAATATTTCAATAGTACTAATGACAATTTCCGTTTGGTTTTGGAATGACATAAATGATGAATTAAAAGAATATGATTTTTCTTACGCCCTCACTACAACGACCAAAATATGGAGATGGGCACTAATTTTTATCTCCATCAATTTCTTAATTCAAAGTTTACAAAACTTTAGTTGTATTTATTTTATAAATTCGGATAAATGTACACTGTGGCTCCAGCCTTCTTCAAATTTATATGTTTTTATCAAAAATCTATTTAATTTTTTATTTGGCGCTAACTTTACTCAGCCCATTGCCAAATTTATAGGTTTGTTTTCATTGTTAATCTATATTATCGGTTTTATACAATGGTCAATAATTAAATTGCCTAAGAATGGAAGAAATTCTTGCTTCTCAAAAAATGGGGAAAATTGATTTCATAAGTCGCCTAGAAAAATAAGATCTAAGATATCAAATAGGATCCTTAAGCTAAAGGGTATATTTTTAAAAAACACACAAAGATAAATTACAAATAATTATTTTCACGGTTTTCAGTAGCTCTACCACTTATCCAATTGAAATGGATTTAAAAAAAAGTTTTAGAATGTTATTTTATATCTACAAATTTTAGACTTTATTAGAGGCCCTAATAAAAACGGAAAATAACCTTATCAGAGAAAATCAAAACTCAGTTTTCTTTTTGAATCAAAAAAACTGGATTTAAATAAATTCAAAATTAATAATATTTGAACATCTTTTACATAATTTTGTATTTTGGATTCCATTAAAAGTTTCTTTTTGATAATGCCAACATCTATCACATTTTGTGCCTTGAGCTTTCATAATTTGAATTTTACCAAGTTCGTTGTTATCTATGACCAGAGAATTCTCCACCAAATCAGATGCCACTTGGAAGTTTGATACTATAAGCCAATCCCTAAATAAATCTACTTCTTGATTGCCAAATTCTTTTAGCCAAATAAGTGAATCTTTTAAAGCTTTATCTTCAGGTAAATAATTAACTTCAGTCTCCAAAGCAGCTCCAATTATTTGTTTGTTCCTACATCCTTCTATTGCCTTGTTAATTTCAACTCTCAAATTTCTTAAATTTGCAATGTGCTCATTAAGCGTTTGATTTTTCCATGACTGCGAAAATATTGGCCATCCTCTTTGAAAGACTGATTTTTCTGTAGTTGAATATGGAATATTTTGCCAAATATCTTCGGCCATATGACAAAGCACTGGAGAAATAAGTACGGCTAAATTTTCAACAACTTTTGACATGACGAACTGACAAGATCTTCTCCTAAATTGTGATTTAGAACTTACATATAACCTATCCTTCGCAATATCCAAATAAAAATTTGATAAATCTACAACGCAAAAACTTTGCAAGATTTGGAAAAATTTTGAAAACTCATAATTTTCATAAGCATTTGATATTTGATCTGTAACCTCAACTAATCTGCCTAACATCCATTGATCTAAGAGAGGTAATTGATCAATTTCAAAACTATCAATTTTAGGATCATAATCATGAATATTACCTAGGAGATATCTTGCAGTATTTCTAACTTTTCTATAAACGTCTGAAAGTTGCTTGAGTATATTTGAACCAATTGGAACATCTACTGAATAATCTACAGAGCTTACCCATAGCCTTAAAACATCAGCACCATAAGCAGGGTCAGTTTTTTTATTGTTACCTCCATTAATAATTATATTTGGATCAACAACATTTCCTAAAGATTTGCTCATTTTTCTTCCATTTTCATCAAGTGCAAAACCATGAGTTAAAACTTTCTTATATGGAGGTTTATTATTGACTGCAACTGATGTTAGCAAAGAAGACTGGAACCATCCTCTATGTTGATCTGAGCCCTCTAAATAAAGATCCGCTGGATACTTTAATTCACTTCTTAGTTCACATACTGCGGCCCAGCTAGATCCTGAATCGAACCAAACATCCATTGTATCTGTTCCTTTTTTCCATAGATCCGATTCTTTTGCATAACTTTCTGGCAAAAGATTCTTAACATCCCAATCCCACCAAATATCTGCTCCATGTTCACTAAATAGTTCTTGAATGTGATTAATGATCTCTTTATTGAGGAGAATGTCATTACCATTTTTTTTATAAAAAACTGGAATAGGGACTCCCCATGACCTTTGTCTAGAAATACACCAGTCACCTCTACCAACAACCATAGAATAAATTCTTTTCTTTCCAGTATCTGGCATCCATTCAACATCTTCGATTGCTTTTAATGCAGATGATCGAAAGCCATTTACAGATGCAAACCATTGTTCTGTTGCCCTAAAAATAGTTGGTTTTTTGGTTCTCCAATCATAGGGATATCTATGCTTATATTTTTCTTGTAATATAAGCAAATTATTTCCTTTTAAATGTTCAATAATTAGATCATTTGCATCTTTAAGGACATTTGATCCTTTGAATTGACCAGAATATTCATTTAAGTTACCTTTTTCATCAACGACACATGTTATTGGCAAATCATATTTTTGACCCACATTAAAATCATCTATCCCATGACCAGGCGCAGTATGAACAATTCCAGTCCCTGATTCTGTAGTAATATAATCTCCTCCTATTACAATTCTGCAATTTTTATTCTTAGAGGGATGTTGATATTCAATATTTTCCAATTTGGAGCCCTTAACCTCTAATAGCACCTTGAAATCTTTATTAAATTTCTTACTTATCTGAGAAGATAAATCCTTAGCAAAAAGGTAAATTCGCTTCTCTTCATCCATAGCAAAAACGTAATTTATTTTTGGATTTACTGCTACAGCCTCATTTGCAGGTATAGTCCAAGGAGTAGTGGTCCAAATAGTTATGAAAGAATTATTTTGAAAAAAATCTTTTTTGATATTAAGATTTTCTTGGATGAAATTTAATAGAATTTCCTCAGATATTTTAGTGATTTTTAATGAAACATAAATACTTTTTGAATAATGTTCATCAGGGTATTCTAATTCTGCTTCAGCAAGTGCAGTCCTTGAACTTGGACTCCAATGTACAGGTTTAAGACCTCGATATATATAGCCATTTAAAAACATTTTCCCAAATACTCCAATCTGAGCAGATTCATAACTTTTCTTCAGAGTTAAGTAAGGATTATTCCAATCTCCCCATATGCCCCACCTTTTGAAACCCTCCTTTTGATTATTAATTTGGATATGAGCATAATCTGTTGCTTTTTTTCTTAAATTTAAAGTGTCAAGATTCTTTCTTTCTTCAGATTTTAAATTCTGAAGAACTTTTAATTCAATAGGTAATCCATGACAGTCCCAACCAGGTACGAAATGCACCCTAAATCCTCTTAAGGTTTTGTACTTGTTTATTATGTCTTTTAAAACTTTATTAAGGGCATGACCCATATGAAGCGCCCCATTTGCATATGGAGGACCATCATGTAATGTAAATATTTCGCCTGAATTACTTGAACCTAATTGGAAATCAATATGGTTCTTAGCCCAAAAATTCTGAATCTCGGGTTCTCTTACAACTGAGTTAGCACGCATTGAGAAGTCAGTTTTTAGTAGATTTAGAGTCTCTTTATAAGAAAAGTCTGATTTTTGTTCTTTGCTATTTTGAGATTTCATACGACGATATAAGAAATATTGGTGATCAAAAGAATTATTTAAATAAATTTAATTTATTATATTCTTTCTTAATTGAGATGTAGTTTTTTGGAGATGTTTCAAATAACCAATTTATTTTATTTCAGACTTTTATATTATCATTTTTATCATTTCTTACCCACTTTTTTTGGGTTGCATTTTTATTATCACCACCAAAATTAAAAAAATTTGAAGGTTTCGTGAAATCAGCAAATACGAGATTAATAGATTCTAATATTTTCAAAAAGTTATTTTTCAACTCCAAAAAGGTAGTTAATTTTTTCTTTTCGTTATCTGTCAATTGGTACCATCTAGATAAAAAAAGCTCTACTAGATAAAAAATAACTAGTACTGTTAAAAAAAGGAAAATTACTAAAAATGATTCATCTAATGTTTTATTTTTAATTATTAATATCAAACCTATTAATAAATTTAAAAAAGCTTTTATTAAATCTTTTGGTTTACCCAGCTCAAGATAAATTATCGGTACAGTTAAAAAAATGGTCCCAACTAAAATGTAAAAAGTTCCCAAATAAAATATCAAACTATTCATTAAAAAAACTACTTGATTAAATTATAAGAGTTGATATAGATAAGCAAACCATATTTCAGAATTTCTTTAAGTGCGGTCGGGGAGACTTGAACTCCCACACCCGAAGATACGAGTACCTAAAACTCGCGCGTCTACCAATTCCGCCACGACCGCTCAAATAAAATAATAATTGAAATAGGTATATTTTAAAAATTTTTTTTCTTAAGATGATTAATTTGACACATTAAAATTAAATTTTTAACACCTTAAAAGAAATTTTTTATGTTTATGGATGCAATCATCTTAAAATATTAGTTATATTATTTAAAGAATAAAAGAAACGATTTCAAACTTAACCAGTAAAAATACAACGAAAAATACTAATTCTTCAAAAACATTTAATTGGCAAAAAGAGATTAAAAATTACGTAGATCCGCCAAGTTTTTGGAATCCAACATTAGGGTTATTTTTCGGTGGTTATTTTCTTGCTTTTCTTAGCATTTGGCAATGGTATAGAGGTGTTTGGCCTTTACCTTTACTTGTAGCCACTGCGTTTTTAGCTTTACATATTGAAGGTACTGTAATTCATGATGCCTGTCATAAGGCTGCTCATCCAGTTCCTTGGATAAATCAAGCAATGGGCCATGGCTCAGCTATTCTATTAGGGTTTAGCTTTCCAGTTTTTACAAGAGTTCATTTGCAACATCATATTCATGTAAATCACCCAAAAAATGATCCTGATCATATAGTCAGTACTTTTGGTCCAATTTGGCTAATTGCACCAAGATTTTTTTATCATGAGGTGTTTTTCTTTCAAAGAAAACTCTGGCGAAGATATGAATTACTACAATGGGGAATTGAAAGATCTATATTCATAACAATTATCTTGGCAGGTTTAAAATTTGACTTTATGAATTTAATTTATAATTTGTGGTTCGGCCCGGCATTAATGGTAGGAGTCACTCTAGGAATATTTTTTGATTATTTACCCCATAGACCATTTCGATCAAGAAATAAATGGATAAATTCTCGAGTTTATCCAAGCAAATTTATGAATTTATTAATAATGGGACAAAATTACCATCTCATTCATCATCTTTGGCCTTCTATTCCTTGGTTTGAATACAAAATAGCTTATGAAAAAACTAAGCCTTTATTAGATAAAAAAGGCTCCCCTCAAAGGGTTGGGATATTTGAAAGTAAAGAAGACATTTTTAACTTTATTTATGATTTATTGATAGGTGTAAGGAGTCATAGCAAAAAGAGGGGGAAAATAAGAAAAATCATAAATTTATATCCAGGCTTTAAAATAAAAAAATTTTTATTAAAGATAGTCAACAAAACATTTATTGGAAGCAACTAACCACTTTCTCATTCATTAATGATTTTTGGTACTTTAAAATATTTATCTTCTCTCGATGGACCCAATTCTAAGAGTTCTTCATTGCAATCAGAATCTTTCTTTTCGTCTTTTCTAAATACATTTACAACCTCTATAGCTCTCGTTGTACAGGGGATATCATCTGTATCAATTTTTTCAAGTTGTTTTATATAGTCCAATATCTTTTCTAATTGTTCTGCATGATTATTAATTTCATTCTCGTTAAGTTCTAATCTCGCTAAATGAGCAACTTTTTTTACTTCCTCTTTAGTTATTTTTGTCATACCTTTAATGTCTTTCTTATTAAATAATAGTTTATCAAGAACAACTTATTTACATATCCTTTGAATTTCGAATAATTTTAAAAAATAATCACATCTTTTTGAAAATCAATATCAATTAATAGCCTTAGTTATTTTTCTCAGCTAAATATGTTACTAGATAGGTATTGAAAAATAGAAGAAGAATTATTTCCAAAAAATTTTTTTTATCGGCACTCTAAACTTGTTGCTCCTGATTTAATAGGCTGTCACCTCATAAAAAAAAATAATGAGATAGATCAAGTTAAAGGGGTTATTGTTGAAACTGAAGCTTATTCACAGGAAGAAGAGGCCTGTCATGGCTACCGCAAAATGACTGAATCAAACAAATCATTATTTGGCAAACCTGGCACATTTTATATTTACAAATCTTATGGCATTCATCATTGTTTAAACATTGTTACTGATAGAGAAAATTTTGCGAGTGGTGTTTTAATAAGATCAGTTTTTATCTCTAATAAAAACGAAAGATTAGCTTCTGGACCTGGCCTGGTAACTAAAACATTCAGTGTAGACATTTCATTTAACTCGCTTGAAGTTCTTAATAACAAATCTCTATGGATTTCTCCACGAAAATCCACTCTAGAAGAAAAAGATCTCATTCAAACTACGAGAATTGGCATATCAAAGGCAAAAAATATAAAATGGCGTTGGTATCTCAAAAATAGTAGGAGTGTAAGTAAAAGATTAAAAGGTGATAGAACACCTAAATTTCAATGATCATTTATCTTTTTAAGCGTAATGCAAATTTGGCCTCATAAACATATACACACACTCGCTAATTTTTCAATTGAAGATTATGAGTCAGTATTTGAATTAGCTAATAGATTTGATGCACTAAAGAATGCAGGAACAAAAAAGCTACCGGCCTTACAAGGGACTTTGGTAACTTCTTTATTTTTTGAAGCTAGTACAAGAACAAAAAATAGTTTTGAGCTTGCAGCAAAAAGACTTTCTGCTGATGTCCAAACTTTTGCGCCATCATCCAGCTCTTTAACAAAAGGCGAAACAATAATTGATACAGCTATAACTTATTCTGCTATGGGGGCGGATACATTAGTTATCAGACATTCATCAAGTTACATAACCTTTGAGATCGCAAAAAAACTTGATGCAATAAATTCAAAGACTTCTGTTCTTAATGCGGGAGATGGATTACATAGTCACCCCAGCCAAGGATTGCTTGACATCTATACATTGATAAAGTTCTTTTCCCAAAAAACATTGAATCCAAAGGTTTTAAATTCCAAAAAAATTTTAATAATTGGAGACGTTAATCATTCAAGGGTTGCCAGGTCAAATCTTTGGGCTTTGAGTGCATTCGGCGCAGATATAATCTTATGTGGGCCTAAGACATTAATACCTGATGAATTTATCAATTTTTTAAAAACCCCTGCGCCAAATCAAACAGAAGATCCTGTTAAATCAAGAGGCTCCATAACAATTTCTAGATCATTGGAAGAATCAATAAAAATTGCAGATGCGATTATTGTTTTAAGACTCCAGAAAGAGAGAATGATGGAAAATTTACTAAATAGCATTGATTCATATAGTTTGGATTATGGCTTAACCCCAGAGAAATTATCATTAAATAATAAAGAAATTCCAATTCTACATCCTGGTCCTATTAACAGAGATATTGAAATAAGTAGCAAAGTGGTAGATCGATATCCTAATTGCTTAATTAATAATCAAGTTGCAAATGGTATCCCTATAAGAATGGCTTTGCTTTATCTATTGCAAAAACACAAAAATTAAATTTATAGCAACTTAAGACTTTCAGTAAAGAAACCATAAAATAATCCCAATCTTAAAGAATCTAATAAAAGTAATAAAAATTTCTTTTTCCTTTCAAATCTAAAATTTCGTCTTAGAACTATTAAAAACTCAATAAAAACTACTGATAAAAAAGCGGCTACAGGATCCATTAGTTCCACAACGGCACTTACCATACCAAGAGAACTTCCAAAAAAGTAGCCTATTAAAAGTGTAATCAATGATATTGAATATCTTCGCCATGGATTATTAGCCCAAATACTTAATGTCTGAATATTTTCCACAATTTTTAGCTGAAATTTTGTCTTTTGAGGTTCAAAAACCATTTTGCATTAAACTAAGCCGCTTCAGAGTTTGATTGAATTTTAGTATTTCCTTCTATTAATTCAAGTAATGCTTCCAACTGAGCCATTAATCCTCTTAATTCACCTGGTTCAGGGAAAAGGTCATCTTCTTTTATGCCTAAATGAATTTCTCTGAGCTCTTGCCTTAAATAGCGTATGTGACTAATGACTTGCTCTCTTTTGGTTTGCGACATGATAAAATTTTGATACCGACATTTTAAGAAAGAATATTTTTGAAACGGAGAGTTTGCATATTTATGACTGAGAATGAAGATAAATGACCTAACAACAATTTGAAAAGATTATGAGATTTGAAGATTATCATATCCTTGAAAATATGTACTTAATTCTTATATAAATTTTAAATAATTACTTGAGGCATTATTATTAGATTATATTGACTTTACTCAATATGAAATTCATTTCTGAAAATAAAATAAGTGAAGATTTAGTAAATTCTTTTGATGAAGAAATGACCCTTGAGCTTGCTAAAAGGCTAGAGGAAGATAACTATAATACTCCATTTGATGGTTTAAAAGACTGGCACTTACTGAGGGCTCTTGCAATCAATAGACCTGAATTAACAACTAATTATACCCATCTCCTCGATCAGGAACCTTTCGATGAAAACTAAAAGTAAGGACTCCAAAATAAAGGTTCTTTTATTAATAACTGGGAGTATTGCGGCTGTAAGAATTCCATTATTAGTTAGCCAATTAGCAAAAGAAAATTATGAAATAAGATGCGTTTTATCAAAAAATGCAGAAAAATTAATAAAGCCTCTTTCTCTTTCTATCTTAAGTAGAAACCCGTGCATTTTAGAAAATGATCAATGGTCTGATAGTCAATCAAAACCTATTCATATAGAACTAAGTAATTGGGCTGATATTTTAATCATCGCCCCTTTAACAGCGACAACATTAGCAAAATGGGTAACTGGAAATGCAGAGGGATTAATCCCAAGCATCTTAATAGCAAATATAAAGCCAATTATTGTTGCACCAGCAATGAATACACAAATGTGGCTAAATAAAGCTGTCCAAAAAAATTATGAGAATTTACAGAATTACGAAAATGTTTTGTCTTTGCAACCAAGTGAAGGCCTCTTAGCATGTGATGCTATTGGCATCGGTAAGATACCTCCAAATGATCTAATCCAATTAGCTCTCGAATTTATAGCTTCACACAAACAAAATGAATATCGCAAAGATTTACTTAATAAAGAAATTTTAATAACTGGAGGGTGTACCTCAGAGAAAATCGATGCGGCAAGACAAATTACTAACAAAAGTTCTGGAGCTATGGGACTACTTCTCTCTCAAGTAGCGAGGTTTAGAGGAGCACAAGTAAAATATGTTCATGGGCCTCTGAAAATCGATAAGAATCTTACTGATGGAATAAAAAGATATGAAATTGAAACTAGTGTCGATTTAATTAGGGCACTTAATAATGAAATATCAAATTGCGATTATTTTTTCATGAATGCAGCAGTATCTGATTTCAAAATAAAATCTGATACTTTAGCTAAAATTCCAAAAAATCAAATTAATGCTCATTTGAATCAAAACTTTGAGCTAGTCCCAGATATTTTAAAAACAATTAGTAAATCAAAAAAAGATAACCAAGTTTTTGTAGGCTTTTGTGCTTTTACAGGATCTATCGAGGAAGCACGAATGACAATTAAAGAAAAGATTATCCAAAAGGGTTGTGATTATCTATTCGCCAATCCAATTGATCTTGAAGGTCAAGGATTTGGCTTTTTGGCACAAAATGAAGGATGGCTATTCGATACTAACAATATGGAACACTACATTAACAAAACATCAAAAATTGATTTAGCAAATAAGTTAATAACCCAAATTATTTCATTAAAAAAATAAAAAAAAATTTTTAATTTGTATTTTTTTGTAATCTTAATCATTAAAAATAATGTGATAGCTTAAAATAATTCCAGTTTTTTAAAATCTAAAAAGCTACGGGTTGTTTCGAGGATTTAATAGTCCTATCTTTTATGGTCCTTTCCCTTGTAATATCCGTACTGAACTTATTAGATGACCTTTAATCTATCGTCACAGAACTTTACTGCAACTTTAATTATGAGAATTCGTTCTTTCTTAGCTTTTGTTATTTCATTTTGTATAACTTTTGCTTTCGTTCCTGTTAAAACATTTGCTTTTTCTGAAAGAGGAAATGCACAATTCACAGATGTTGTTAATACAGGAAAAGCTAATGATTGTCCTACATTAGACTCATCTCTTGTCGGATCAATATCTCTAGGGAATGGAGATAGCCTCAAAGGAATATGCATGCACCCAACAGAAGTTTACGTAAAAGTGCCAGGAACAAAACGAAAAGCTGCAGAATTTGTTTCTACAAAAATTATTAGTCCTAGAAATAACACCACAGTAACAGAAGTTTATGGAGATATAGATTCAGGAACTTTCACTGAAAAGGGTGGTATTGATTTTCAACTTATTACTGTATTAACTCCTGGTGGTTTAGAGGTGCCATTTGCATTCTCAGCAAAAGATCTTACAGCTGATTTACCTTCATCTATTGAGCCAGGAACTGAGGTTAGTGGTTCAACATTTACACCTAACTACAGAACTGGTGACTTTCTAGATCCTAAGGCAAGAGCTAAAAATACTGGTGTTGAATATGCTCAAGGTTTAGTTGCATTAGGAGGAGACGACGAAGAACTTGCAAAAGAAAATATTAAAGTTGATGTAAACGGTACTGGCGTTATTACTCTTTCAATCAACAATGTAGATTCTGACACAGACGAATTTGCTGGTACTTTTGAAGCTATCCAACCTTCAGATACAGATATGGGTTCAAAGGATCCACTTGATGTAAAAATAATTGGGGAGCTTTACGGAAGAAAAGCTTAAATCTTACTTAAGAGAAAAAGGGGGTTAAACCCCTTTTTTTTTTTCAAAATTTATCTTTATCAATTTAAAAAAATGGAATTACAACAAAAAACTAAAACAGATACTAATGGACTAATACCGCCTTATGGAGGGGAACTAAAAAATTTAATTATCCAAGATAAAAATCTTAAAAATGATCTTATCTCTAAAGCTACTTATGAGTTTGAATGTAGCGAGAGAAATGCATGCGATGTAGAACTTTTGATGGTTGGAGCTTTTTCTCCATTAGAAGGTTTTATGGATGAAAATAACTACAATTCGGTAATTAAAAATAATAGAAATACAAATGGGTTGCTTTTTGGCTTGCCTATAGTATTTGATTCAAATAATGAAAAAGTAAAAGCTGGAGAGACAATATTGCTTACTTATAAAAAACAAAAAATAGCAGTTTTAGAAGTTAGCTCTAAATGGGAGCCTGACAAATCCTTAGAAGCTGAACTTTGTTATGGTACTAATTCTTTAGATCATCCTGCGGTTAAGATGATTTTTAACGAGAGAGGGAGATTTTATATAGGAGGAAGAGTTTATGGTTTCGAACTACCAATTAGAGAATTCCCCTGCAAAACCCCTGAAGAAGTTAGATCTACACTACCATCAAATCATGATGTAGTTGCATTTCAATGCAGAAATCCAATTCATAGAGCACATTATGAATTATTTACTAATGCCTTACTTTCAGATAATGTCTCCTCTAACTCAGTTGTTTTAGTTCATCCAACTTGTGGGCCAACTCAACAAGATGATATTCCTGGAAAAGTTAGATATTTGACCTACAAAGAATTAGAAGAGGAAATATCTGATGAAAGAATAAAATGGGCTTTTTTACCTTATTCAATGCATATGGCAGGGCCAAGAGAAGCTCTTCAACATATGATAATAAGAAGAAATTATGGCTGCACTCACTTTATTATTGGTAGAGATATGGCTGGTTGTAAGTCGTCGTCAACTGGTGAAGATTTTTATGGTCCATATGAAGCCCAAAATTTCGCGAATAAGTGTGCAGATGAATTGATGATGCAAACTGTTCCTTCAAAAAATTTAGTTTATACGAAGGAAAAAGGATACATAACAGCTGAAGAAGCCAAAGAATTTAATTATGAAATTATGAAACTTAGTGGTACTGAATTTAGAAAGAAATTGAGGAATGGCGAACCAATTCCTGAATGGTTTGCATTCAAAAGTGTAGTAGATGTTCTAAGACGCTCTTAATATTGTTTTATTATTAGTATTATAGATTTATTAAAGATTTTTTATCGTGAACAAACGTTGGAGAAACGTAGGACTTTATGTCCTAGCTGTCATTACTGTAATTTTCATTGGTACTTCAGTTTTTGATAAACCTAATACTGAAAGTTCTACAAAAACCTTGAGATATAGTGATTTTATAGAGGCAGTTCAAGATAAAGAAATCAGTAGAGTCTTAATATCTCCAGATAATGCCACAGCTCAAGTTGTTGAAAATGATGGGAGCAGGTCTGAGGTCAATTTAGC is a window encoding:
- a CDS encoding photosystem II manganese-stabilizing polypeptide, with amino-acid sequence MRIRSFLAFVISFCITFAFVPVKTFAFSERGNAQFTDVVNTGKANDCPTLDSSLVGSISLGNGDSLKGICMHPTEVYVKVPGTKRKAAEFVSTKIISPRNNTTVTEVYGDIDSGTFTEKGGIDFQLITVLTPGGLEVPFAFSAKDLTADLPSSIEPGTEVSGSTFTPNYRTGDFLDPKARAKNTGVEYAQGLVALGGDDEELAKENIKVDVNGTGVITLSINNVDSDTDEFAGTFEAIQPSDTDMGSKDPLDVKIIGELYGRKA
- the coaBC gene encoding bifunctional phosphopantothenoylcysteine decarboxylase/phosphopantothenate--cysteine ligase CoaBC — its product is MKTKSKDSKIKVLLLITGSIAAVRIPLLVSQLAKENYEIRCVLSKNAEKLIKPLSLSILSRNPCILENDQWSDSQSKPIHIELSNWADILIIAPLTATTLAKWVTGNAEGLIPSILIANIKPIIVAPAMNTQMWLNKAVQKNYENLQNYENVLSLQPSEGLLACDAIGIGKIPPNDLIQLALEFIASHKQNEYRKDLLNKEILITGGCTSEKIDAARQITNKSSGAMGLLLSQVARFRGAQVKYVHGPLKIDKNLTDGIKRYEIETSVDLIRALNNEISNCDYFFMNAAVSDFKIKSDTLAKIPKNQINAHLNQNFELVPDILKTISKSKKDNQVFVGFCAFTGSIEEARMTIKEKIIQKGCDYLFANPIDLEGQGFGFLAQNEGWLFDTNNMEHYINKTSKIDLANKLITQIISLKK
- the sat gene encoding sulfate adenylyltransferase, whose amino-acid sequence is MELQQKTKTDTNGLIPPYGGELKNLIIQDKNLKNDLISKATYEFECSERNACDVELLMVGAFSPLEGFMDENNYNSVIKNNRNTNGLLFGLPIVFDSNNEKVKAGETILLTYKKQKIAVLEVSSKWEPDKSLEAELCYGTNSLDHPAVKMIFNERGRFYIGGRVYGFELPIREFPCKTPEEVRSTLPSNHDVVAFQCRNPIHRAHYELFTNALLSDNVSSNSVVLVHPTCGPTQQDDIPGKVRYLTYKELEEEISDERIKWAFLPYSMHMAGPREALQHMIIRRNYGCTHFIIGRDMAGCKSSSTGEDFYGPYEAQNFANKCADELMMQTVPSKNLVYTKEKGYITAEEAKEFNYEIMKLSGTEFRKKLRNGEPIPEWFAFKSVVDVLRRS
- a CDS encoding DUF2555 domain-containing protein, which encodes MKFISENKISEDLVNSFDEEMTLELAKRLEEDNYNTPFDGLKDWHLLRALAINRPELTTNYTHLLDQEPFDEN